In Panacibacter ginsenosidivorans, the following proteins share a genomic window:
- a CDS encoding YkgJ family cysteine cluster protein, with protein sequence MEKVNLRSFKQKARHHKKTFKRFLGKVEKNPPRGLDKIAEKIDAEVWGEVDCLSCANCCKTMTPTFTEKDIKRISAHLEMTPDSFKSKWLHFEKKDKDWVNNKQPCQFLNLKDNKCSIYIVRPESCAGFPHLKKKKMTEYIHVHQQNVEYCPATYKMVERMMERIEV encoded by the coding sequence ATGGAAAAGGTCAACCTCCGTTCATTTAAACAAAAAGCACGCCATCATAAGAAAACATTTAAAAGATTCCTGGGCAAAGTAGAAAAAAATCCGCCAAGGGGTTTAGATAAAATTGCAGAAAAGATAGATGCTGAAGTATGGGGCGAGGTTGATTGTCTCAGTTGCGCCAATTGCTGCAAAACCATGACGCCAACATTTACAGAGAAAGATATCAAACGAATTTCTGCGCATCTTGAGATGACGCCTGATTCATTCAAAAGCAAATGGCTGCATTTTGAAAAGAAAGATAAAGACTGGGTAAACAATAAACAGCCATGTCAGTTTCTTAACCTCAAAGACAACAAATGTTCTATCTACATTGTGCGTCCTGAAAGTTGTGCAGGCTTTCCTCATCTGAAAAAGAAAAAGATGACAGAATATATTCATGTGCACCAGCAAAATGTTGAGTATTGTCCTGCCACTTATAAAATGGTGGAAAGAATGATGGAAAGAATTGAAGTGTAA
- a CDS encoding PhzF family phenazine biosynthesis protein, with product MKLPVYKVDAFTDRLFGGNPAAVCPLEEWLPDTIMQSLGAENNLAETTFIAKENDHYHIRWFTPTVEVKLCGHATLATAHIFYTELGYTKDEIVFNSLSGLLKVSRKAEGVYTLDFPADKLHPVTDVPDAIFEGLNIGPVPVFKSSFDYLLVLHSQQQVEALKPDFKILSALDARGVIVTAKGDEADFVSRCFFPPSGIDEDPVTGSAHTCMTPYWSAQLNKTSLKAIQVSKRRGYLDCELKRDRVLISGSAVTYLKGEYYLDL from the coding sequence ATGAAACTCCCTGTTTATAAAGTAGACGCTTTTACTGATAGGCTGTTTGGCGGAAACCCTGCAGCAGTTTGCCCTTTGGAAGAATGGTTGCCTGATACCATTATGCAAAGTCTTGGCGCTGAAAATAATTTAGCTGAAACAACTTTTATTGCAAAAGAAAATGATCATTACCACATTCGCTGGTTTACACCAACGGTTGAGGTAAAGTTATGCGGTCATGCTACTTTGGCAACTGCACACATTTTTTATACAGAACTTGGTTATACAAAAGATGAAATAGTTTTTAATTCACTAAGCGGGTTATTAAAAGTATCACGTAAGGCAGAAGGTGTTTACACACTTGACTTTCCGGCTGATAAACTTCATCCTGTTACTGATGTACCCGATGCAATATTCGAAGGATTGAATATTGGCCCTGTTCCTGTTTTTAAATCATCATTTGATTATTTGCTGGTATTACATTCTCAACAGCAGGTAGAAGCATTAAAACCAGATTTTAAGATCTTATCTGCTTTAGATGCACGTGGTGTTATTGTAACGGCAAAAGGAGATGAAGCAGATTTTGTTTCAAGATGTTTCTTTCCGCCAAGTGGCATTGATGAAGATCCTGTAACAGGTTCTGCACATACATGCATGACTCCTTATTGGTCAGCTCAGTTAAATAAAACATCATTAAAAGCAATACAGGTTTCTAAGCGCCGCGGTTATCTTGATTGTGAATTAAAAAGAGATCGTGTATTAATCAGCGGTAGTGCTGTTACTTATTTAAAAGGCGAGTATTACCTCGATCTTTAA
- the manA gene encoding mannose-6-phosphate isomerase, class I, which yields MLQDKIFKLKGKVQHYAWGGYDYIPQWLGIANAEHIPYAEYWMGAHPSAPSVIVTQNGALSLNQLVHDHHAEFIGEKVFEQFGELPYLFKILDVKDMLSIQVHPTKAAAAAGFEAEEAAGIKLDSAFRNYKDRNHKPEVMIALSEFWLLHGFREKDALKNVLQTVPEFQPLVSIYGDGNYKTLSEHGMYMQQEEVNAMLVPLIKREIQRKQNGELTKNDPGWWVSKLYEGKEEWGNIDRGVFSIYFFNIVEVHPGEAVFQGAGVPHAYLEGQNVELMANSDNVLRGGLTPKHVDVGELLKHTTFEAIVPNVMKGEQKENGETNYPCPVPDFGISKIELHENGSYQNTANSLEIFVVIDGTMSIKGMVNNLSVSKGEVAVILAGETYHISTDSHVLSYKAFVP from the coding sequence ATGCTACAAGATAAAATTTTTAAACTGAAAGGTAAAGTGCAGCATTATGCATGGGGCGGCTATGATTATATTCCGCAATGGCTGGGTATTGCAAATGCAGAACATATACCATATGCAGAATACTGGATGGGTGCGCATCCATCGGCGCCGTCTGTAATAGTAACACAAAATGGAGCGCTTTCATTAAACCAGTTGGTGCATGATCATCATGCAGAATTTATTGGTGAAAAAGTTTTTGAGCAGTTTGGTGAATTGCCTTATTTGTTTAAAATACTGGATGTAAAAGATATGCTATCCATCCAGGTACATCCTACCAAGGCGGCGGCGGCAGCGGGTTTTGAAGCAGAGGAAGCGGCAGGTATAAAACTTGATTCAGCGTTTCGCAATTATAAAGACAGGAATCACAAGCCTGAAGTAATGATTGCGTTGAGTGAGTTTTGGTTATTGCATGGTTTTCGCGAAAAAGATGCATTGAAAAATGTTTTACAAACTGTACCCGAGTTTCAGCCACTGGTTAGTATTTACGGCGATGGTAATTACAAAACACTTTCTGAGCATGGTATGTATATGCAGCAGGAGGAAGTGAATGCAATGCTTGTTCCCTTGATAAAACGTGAAATTCAGCGCAAACAAAATGGTGAACTTACCAAAAATGATCCGGGCTGGTGGGTTAGTAAACTATACGAAGGCAAAGAAGAATGGGGAAATATTGACCGCGGTGTTTTCTCTATTTATTTTTTCAATATTGTTGAGGTACATCCCGGTGAAGCAGTGTTCCAGGGTGCAGGCGTTCCGCATGCTTATCTTGAAGGACAGAATGTGGAACTGATGGCCAACAGCGATAATGTATTACGTGGCGGACTTACACCTAAACATGTTGATGTAGGCGAACTCCTGAAACACACCACATTTGAAGCCATTGTTCCAAACGTAATGAAAGGCGAACAAAAAGAAAATGGGGAAACAAATTATCCCTGCCCCGTTCCTGATTTTGGCATCAGCAAAATTGAACTGCATGAAAATGGTTCTTATCAAAATACAGCAAACTCCCTGGAAATTTTTGTAGTGATCGACGGCACTATGAGCATAAAGGGTATGGTGAACAATCTTTCTGTGTCCAAGGGCGAGGTAGCTGTTATTCTTGCAGGCGAAACTTATCATATTTCCACAGATAGCCATGTGCTGTCTTATAAAGCATTTGTGCCTTAA
- a CDS encoding c-type cytochrome: MKKMITALSVIFAATVFIISCKHDAMAPQTTLLFPKVKAIIQANCVECHSPGGQGLPVNLTSDDAIVQDAALIKAATVDPASPRNRRMPPNGDLPEADKTIIAQWFEEGGTTTN; the protein is encoded by the coding sequence ATGAAAAAAATGATCACTGCATTATCAGTAATCTTTGCTGCGACTGTATTTATTATTTCGTGTAAACATGATGCTATGGCTCCGCAAACAACGCTTTTATTTCCTAAGGTAAAAGCTATTATACAGGCAAATTGTGTAGAGTGTCATTCGCCTGGTGGACAGGGTTTGCCCGTTAATTTAACAAGTGACGATGCGATCGTACAGGATGCAGCTTTAATAAAAGCAGCAACAGTAGATCCTGCAAGTCCGCGTAACAGGCGCATGCCACCAAATGGCGATTTGCCTGAGGCAGACAAAACAATCATTGCGCAATGGTTTGAAGAAGGTGGCACTACTACAAATTAA
- a CDS encoding vWA domain-containing protein, with protein sequence MKRLVFLGIMLSIFCIAFMPSKVITGVVTDEKGNPIAGASVIIKGTKNGTATDSKGAFSITVPDEKSVLVISYVGYTDKEIKVKDKENLTIKLEPSVQALQEVVVTGYGTQLKKELTGSVVTVNPGYLSGKAAGIYISGSPGSNSNIRIRGTKSIDKNYAPQEDEDVEENEPDDWRYNNNFNTEGYDHITENPFLKVNDNPLSTFSIDVDAASYSNMRRFINNGQLPPAGSIRIEELVNYFSYEYPQPKGNDPFSVNMEYANCPWNEDHELVLVGLQGKKIPVDNLPASNLVFLIDVSGSMDEPNKLPLVQASLKLLVDQLREQDEVALVVYAGNAGLVLPSTSGANKTTIKDAIDKLEAGGSTAGGAGIQLAYKIAKENFAKEGNNRVILCTDGDFNVGLSSDDALEKLIEEERKSNVFLTVLGYGMGNYQDSKMQKLADKGNGNHAYIDGISEAKKVLIKEFGGTLFTIAKDVKLQLEFNPDKVKAYRLIGYENRMLAKEDFNNDQKDAGELGSGHTVTALYEIVPVDAPDEPLDSVDALRYQKVKKQKITNAFTNEVMNVKLRYKEPTGDVSKLIAFPLTGNPVALVATSNNFRFAAAVASFGMVLRESKYKGTGDFSLVETLAKNAVGEDKEGYRKEFIQLTENAALLKGRKATAKATE encoded by the coding sequence ATGAAACGATTAGTATTTCTGGGCATAATGCTCAGCATATTTTGTATTGCCTTTATGCCATCCAAAGTAATAACAGGTGTTGTAACTGATGAAAAGGGAAACCCAATTGCGGGTGCATCAGTAATAATAAAAGGCACAAAAAACGGAACAGCTACTGATTCGAAAGGTGCGTTTAGTATTACTGTCCCTGATGAAAAATCTGTATTAGTTATTTCTTATGTTGGTTATACGGACAAAGAAATAAAAGTTAAGGATAAAGAAAATCTTACAATAAAATTAGAGCCATCTGTACAGGCATTGCAGGAAGTTGTTGTAACAGGATATGGAACCCAGTTGAAAAAAGAATTGACCGGCAGTGTTGTGACTGTCAATCCTGGTTATTTATCAGGCAAAGCTGCGGGTATTTATATTAGCGGCTCTCCGGGATCAAATTCAAATATCAGAATAAGAGGTACAAAAAGTATCGATAAAAATTATGCGCCACAAGAAGATGAAGATGTTGAAGAAAATGAACCAGATGACTGGCGCTACAACAATAATTTCAATACAGAAGGTTATGACCACATTACTGAAAACCCTTTTTTGAAAGTAAATGATAATCCGTTGTCAACATTTTCGATTGATGTAGACGCGGCATCTTATAGCAATATGCGCCGTTTTATCAACAATGGTCAGTTGCCACCTGCAGGGTCTATACGCATAGAAGAACTGGTCAATTATTTTTCTTATGAATACCCCCAGCCAAAAGGCAATGATCCATTTAGTGTGAATATGGAATATGCAAATTGTCCATGGAATGAAGATCATGAACTGGTGTTGGTAGGATTGCAGGGAAAAAAGATACCTGTCGATAATTTACCTGCCTCTAATCTTGTATTCTTAATCGATGTAAGTGGTAGCATGGATGAACCAAATAAATTACCATTGGTGCAGGCTTCTTTAAAATTATTGGTTGATCAATTGCGGGAGCAGGATGAAGTTGCTTTGGTTGTATATGCAGGTAATGCAGGATTGGTATTGCCTTCAACAAGTGGCGCTAACAAAACAACCATTAAAGATGCGATTGATAAACTGGAAGCAGGTGGATCAACTGCAGGCGGAGCAGGCATTCAGCTGGCGTATAAAATTGCCAAAGAAAATTTTGCAAAAGAAGGTAACAACCGCGTAATACTTTGTACTGATGGTGATTTCAATGTTGGTCTTAGCAGTGATGATGCATTGGAAAAACTTATTGAAGAGGAAAGAAAAAGTAATGTATTTCTTACAGTGCTTGGTTATGGTATGGGTAATTACCAGGATAGTAAAATGCAGAAGCTTGCTGATAAAGGAAACGGTAACCATGCCTACATTGATGGCATCAGTGAAGCAAAGAAAGTATTGATCAAAGAATTTGGTGGTACTTTATTTACAATTGCAAAAGACGTAAAACTGCAATTGGAATTCAATCCTGATAAGGTAAAAGCATATCGTTTGATCGGTTACGAAAATCGCATGCTGGCCAAAGAAGATTTTAATAATGATCAGAAAGACGCTGGTGAATTGGGCAGCGGGCATACGGTGACTGCATTGTATGAGATCGTTCCTGTTGATGCCCCTGATGAACCATTGGATAGCGTAGATGCATTACGCTACCAAAAAGTAAAAAAACAAAAGATAACCAATGCATTTACGAATGAAGTAATGAATGTAAAACTGCGTTATAAAGAACCAACAGGTGATGTAAGTAAACTCATAGCGTTTCCTTTAACCGGTAATCCTGTGGCTTTGGTTGCAACATCAAATAACTTTCGTTTTGCAGCAGCAGTGGCATCATTTGGAATGGTTTTGAGAGAGTCAAAATATAAAGGCACAGGAGATTTCAGTTTGGTGGAAACACTTGCAAAAAATGCAGTGGGAGAAGACAAAGAAGGCTACCGCAAAGAGTTTATTCAACTGACTGAAAATGCAGCCTTGCTAAAAGGCAGGAAAGCAACAGCAAAAGCAACGGAATAG
- a CDS encoding YraN family protein codes for MSYNKQTGNKGEDMAAVWIQQKGYSIIERNWRFKHWEVDIIASKENKLHFFEVKTRTSAKFGHPEESIGKIKMQSLINAAMEYQYLHPEWKLLQFDVLSITMIRGTPTEYFLIEDVFF; via the coding sequence ATGAGTTATAACAAACAAACAGGCAACAAGGGAGAAGATATGGCTGCCGTGTGGATACAGCAGAAGGGATATAGTATCATCGAGCGCAACTGGCGTTTTAAACACTGGGAAGTTGACATCATTGCTTCAAAAGAAAACAAGCTTCATTTCTTTGAAGTAAAAACAAGAACCTCTGCAAAGTTTGGTCATCCAGAAGAAAGTATTGGAAAAATCAAAATGCAAAGTCTTATAAATGCCGCAATGGAATACCAGTATCTGCATCCAGAGTGGAAATTGCTGCAGTTCGATGTATTGTCTATAACGATGATAAGAGGAACACCAACCGAATATTTTTTGATAGAAGATGTATTTTTTTAG
- the xerD gene encoding site-specific tyrosine recombinase XerD: MWDAYKKGFKAYLQLEKSLSDNSVEAYLHDVDKLTQYLQANDSMKAPSELDLNDLQQFIKSVAELGMTATSQARIISGIRGFYKYCLLENITAVDPSTLLETPKLKRALPDVLSFEEIENIIAQIDLSRSDGGRNKAILETMYSCGLRVSEVVGLKISCLYLDVGFVRVIGKGDKERLVPIGSDAVKYIKIYKDDIRVHQPVQNGSSDILFLNKHGKGLSRVMIFYIIKDLAKKAGIVKNISPHTFRHSFATHLVEGGADLRAVQEMLGHESITTTEIYTHLDRDFLRSTLHQFHPAFKK; this comes from the coding sequence ATGTGGGATGCCTATAAAAAAGGATTTAAAGCTTACCTGCAATTAGAGAAATCGCTGAGCGATAACTCTGTTGAAGCATACCTGCATGATGTAGATAAACTTACACAATACCTGCAGGCCAATGACAGCATGAAAGCGCCGTCTGAACTGGATCTGAACGACCTGCAGCAATTTATAAAAAGCGTTGCTGAACTGGGTATGACGGCCACTTCGCAGGCAAGGATTATATCGGGCATTCGTGGGTTTTACAAATATTGTTTACTCGAAAATATAACAGCAGTTGATCCATCAACCTTGCTTGAAACGCCCAAATTAAAAAGAGCATTACCTGATGTGTTAAGTTTTGAAGAAATTGAAAACATAATAGCACAAATAGATCTTAGCCGTTCTGATGGTGGGCGCAATAAGGCCATTCTTGAAACAATGTATAGTTGTGGTTTGCGTGTAAGTGAAGTAGTGGGTTTAAAGATTAGTTGCCTTTACCTGGATGTTGGTTTTGTTCGTGTGATTGGTAAAGGTGACAAAGAAAGACTGGTGCCTATTGGCAGCGATGCGGTGAAGTACATCAAGATATATAAAGATGATATAAGGGTACATCAGCCGGTACAAAATGGCAGCAGTGATATTTTATTTTTAAATAAACATGGCAAAGGGTTAAGTCGTGTGATGATTTTTTACATTATAAAAGACCTGGCAAAAAAAGCGGGTATTGTTAAAAATATTTCACCACATACCTTCCGGCATTCTTTTGCCACGCATTTGGTAGAAGGCGGCGCAGACCTGCGTGCAGTGCAGGAAATGCTGGGCCACGAAAGCATTACTACTACTGAGATATATACACATCTCGACAGAGATTTTCTTCGTTCTACACTACATCAGTTCCATCCTGCATTTAAGAAATAA
- a CDS encoding DUF6580 family putative transport protein, translating to MKINKKTILFLFVLIAVTTLVKVICAPDINFSGFSAGIAVALFAGFTEKDSRKIILLPLITLFISDVLIQLLYTADMFAFAGFYKGQWINYLLIIGLSFIGVLLRKGGLVGMLSATVIAPAIFFLISNYIVWATQSELMGYANNFGGLMECYRAGLPFYRNSVISTLIFLPSFIAFYHWLMQGKLSLQIAK from the coding sequence ATGAAAATTAATAAAAAGACCATACTCTTTCTTTTTGTACTTATAGCTGTGACAACACTGGTAAAAGTGATCTGTGCACCTGATATAAATTTCAGCGGGTTCTCTGCAGGTATTGCGGTGGCGCTGTTTGCAGGCTTTACAGAGAAAGACAGCAGGAAAATAATTTTACTTCCGCTTATTACATTATTCATAAGCGATGTGCTGATACAGCTTTTATATACAGCCGATATGTTTGCTTTTGCAGGATTTTATAAAGGTCAATGGATCAATTACCTGCTTATTATTGGTTTGAGTTTTATAGGTGTTCTCTTGCGCAAAGGCGGATTGGTTGGTATGCTGTCAGCAACAGTAATAGCGCCAGCTATATTTTTTCTTATTTCTAATTATATTGTTTGGGCCACACAATCTGAGTTGATGGGTTATGCGAATAATTTTGGTGGTCTTATGGAATGCTATCGTGCAGGTCTTCCTTTTTACAGGAACAGCGTGATCTCAACGCTTATTTTTCTTCCTTCTTTTATCGCATTTTATCATTGGCTTATGCAGGGTAAACTTTCTTTGCAAATTGCGAAGTAA
- the rnhA gene encoding ribonuclease HI, with translation MTQGHQLIIYTDGSSRGNPGPGGYGAILMWGEKRKELSAGYRLTTNNRMELLAVIKALESLTKKNIALTIHTDSQYVVNSVEKKWLDNWVRTDFKGGKKNKDLWLHYYKLSKEFSIKFKWVKGHADNAFNNRCDELATMAADGKHLLIDEGYEKEAGKLI, from the coding sequence ATGACACAAGGTCACCAGTTAATTATATACACAGACGGTTCATCAAGAGGCAATCCCGGTCCAGGTGGTTATGGCGCTATTCTTATGTGGGGCGAAAAGCGTAAAGAACTTTCTGCCGGTTACAGGCTTACTACCAACAACCGCATGGAATTGCTTGCTGTTATCAAAGCTTTAGAAAGCCTTACTAAAAAAAATATTGCGCTTACTATTCATACCGACAGTCAATATGTAGTAAATAGCGTAGAAAAAAAATGGCTCGACAACTGGGTACGTACTGATTTTAAGGGAGGGAAAAAGAATAAAGATCTTTGGCTGCATTACTATAAATTATCAAAAGAATTTTCTATCAAATTCAAATGGGTAAAAGGCCATGCAGATAATGCTTTTAATAATCGTTGTGATGAACTGGCAACCATGGCCGCAGATGGCAAACATCTTTTGATAGATGAAGGTTATGAAAAGGAGGCTGGCAAATTGATTTAA
- a CDS encoding T9SS type A sorting domain-containing protein translates to MKQKLHFLKTQRTLNHSTSKTKLRHKGKIALYLFAFCFISMYSIAQGTWTAVAANCPASSGGVCMLLSDGTVICKTFAGGIDGYGTLWYRLTPDNQGSYINGTWSPIAPMINSRLYFSSQILKDGRVYVAGGEYGTGGSSGETYNPLTNSWTANPSPGAFVSDANSEILDDGRVLQAIVQGSPFLQQNKIYNPAANTYINGSSCLGYHNESTWIKLPDNSILMVDRNTTNSERYIPALNQWVADATVPVSLYDPYGLETGAGELLPDGRAFFIGSTGHTAYYTPSGTTNPGTWAAGPDLPNAQGQPDAPTAMMPNGKILLTCSAIPTSFNHFPSPTSYYEFDYSTNTYTRINAPQGGLTTNTPCYTTNLLVLPDGNILYCLQGSSTFYVYTPGGTPVAAGKPTIKKLKKVGSSVGITGTKFNGISEGACYGDDFQMATNFPIVRLSNSTNTYYARTFNWNSTGVMRGTKADTAFFTLPAGIAAGSYALSVIANGIASNPKSVTVTAAAAPALADTYVDAEEASAIVAPAIINTKIYPNPAKTQTTLQFSVTQAGHVSATLCNANGKAINTILSTELQAGMHTTTINTSRLSAGVYIIRLQTTSGTDNLKLIVQ, encoded by the coding sequence ATGAAACAAAAATTACATTTTCTAAAAACACAACGTACTCTTAACCATTCAACCTCCAAAACAAAATTGCGCCACAAAGGAAAAATTGCACTTTACCTTTTTGCATTTTGTTTTATCAGCATGTACAGTATTGCACAGGGAACCTGGACTGCTGTTGCTGCAAACTGCCCTGCTTCAAGCGGAGGAGTTTGTATGCTGCTTTCTGATGGCACCGTTATCTGCAAAACCTTTGCAGGAGGCATTGATGGATATGGCACCTTATGGTACAGGCTTACACCAGACAACCAGGGCAGTTATATCAATGGCACCTGGTCTCCTATCGCCCCCATGATAAATTCCCGTCTTTATTTTTCGTCACAGATATTGAAAGACGGGCGTGTATATGTGGCGGGCGGAGAATATGGAACCGGTGGCTCAAGTGGTGAAACATATAATCCATTAACCAATTCATGGACTGCAAACCCCTCGCCGGGTGCTTTTGTAAGTGATGCAAATTCAGAAATACTGGATGATGGCAGGGTATTACAGGCAATAGTGCAAGGCAGCCCTTTTTTGCAACAAAATAAAATATATAATCCTGCTGCAAATACTTACATAAACGGATCCAGTTGTTTAGGTTATCATAATGAATCTACATGGATAAAATTGCCAGACAACAGCATACTTATGGTAGACAGAAATACTACCAATTCTGAAAGATATATTCCGGCATTGAACCAATGGGTAGCAGATGCAACAGTACCTGTTTCTTTATATGATCCATATGGATTAGAAACAGGTGCCGGTGAATTACTGCCCGATGGCAGAGCATTTTTTATTGGTTCAACAGGGCATACAGCTTACTACACACCTTCGGGTACAACCAACCCCGGTACATGGGCTGCAGGCCCTGATCTACCAAATGCCCAGGGACAGCCAGATGCCCCAACAGCCATGATGCCTAACGGAAAAATTTTGCTTACCTGTTCTGCAATTCCCACTTCTTTTAATCATTTCCCCTCACCTACTTCTTATTATGAATTCGATTACTCAACAAATACCTATACACGTATTAATGCGCCACAGGGTGGTTTAACAACCAATACACCTTGTTATACTACCAACCTGCTGGTATTACCAGATGGGAATATTTTATACTGCCTGCAGGGTTCCTCAACTTTTTATGTTTATACACCAGGCGGAACTCCTGTAGCTGCGGGAAAGCCCACCATTAAGAAATTAAAAAAGGTTGGATCATCAGTGGGAATTACAGGAACAAAATTTAATGGTATTTCAGAAGGCGCCTGTTATGGAGATGACTTCCAGATGGCAACCAATTTTCCAATAGTGCGTTTGTCGAACAGCACCAATACTTACTATGCACGCACCTTTAACTGGAACAGCACAGGTGTTATGCGTGGTACCAAAGCTGATACTGCATTTTTTACCTTGCCCGCAGGCATTGCGGCAGGTTCTTACGCCTTGTCTGTTATTGCAAACGGTATAGCATCGAATCCTAAATCTGTAACAGTTACAGCCGCAGCTGCGCCTGCACTTGCTGATACTTATGTTGATGCAGAAGAGGCCTCCGCAATTGTAGCACCGGCAATTATCAATACTAAGATATATCCTAATCCTGCAAAAACACAAACCACTTTGCAGTTTAGTGTAACACAGGCAGGACATGTTTCTGCGACATTGTGCAATGCAAATGGAAAAGCAATCAACACTATTTTAAGTACAGAATTACAGGCAGGAATGCATACTACAACAATTAATACCAGCAGACTTTCTGCCGGTGTTTACATAATAAGGTTACAAACTACTTCAGGAACAGACAACCTGAAACTTATTGTTCAGTAA
- a CDS encoding DUF3179 domain-containing (seleno)protein: MRGFLLITGLLLLFAVEILRVYFIMPFPGSQQSNTIDVAYWLGKNITWLRILGLSLVLWPSLQIFLTKGKWKKIFLAAALLLYVVIFFFINFRFEADKMFYQPQSKIFASGATNKIADNKLVIGVAINGEAKAYPIQLIGYHHQVRDTIGNTPVMITYCTVCRTGRAFSPFVNGKPEDFRLVGMDHFNAMFEDATTKSWWQQATGVAVAGPLKGKALQELPSQQLTLAAWLSLHPNSTVMQPDTLYQKDYDDLADYDKGTIKSSLEKRDSSSWKFKSWVIGVAYNNNAKAYDWNKLVETSMIQDSMPGLPIIITLEKDTASFHVFSRSINGTVLQFEKNNDGISLRDINTQSIWNMQGACIDGMLKGQALQPVQSSQEFWHSWSTFHPATEKYEK, encoded by the coding sequence ATGCGTGGCTTTTTATTAATAACGGGTTTACTCTTACTCTTTGCGGTAGAAATACTAAGAGTATATTTTATTATGCCGTTTCCGGGTAGTCAACAAAGCAATACCATCGATGTTGCATATTGGCTGGGTAAAAATATTACATGGCTGAGGATATTAGGTTTATCACTTGTTCTGTGGCCGTCTCTGCAAATATTTCTTACTAAAGGAAAATGGAAGAAGATATTTTTAGCTGCTGCATTGTTATTGTATGTTGTAATATTTTTCTTTATCAATTTTCGTTTTGAAGCAGATAAAATGTTTTATCAGCCACAATCAAAAATATTTGCTTCAGGTGCTACCAATAAAATTGCTGATAATAAACTCGTGATCGGGGTTGCAATAAATGGTGAAGCTAAAGCTTATCCTATACAACTCATCGGCTATCATCACCAGGTAAGAGATACGATTGGCAATACACCGGTAATGATCACTTACTGTACTGTATGCAGAACGGGAAGAGCATTTAGTCCGTTTGTAAATGGCAAGCCAGAAGATTTTCGCCTGGTGGGTATGGATCATTTCAATGCCATGTTTGAAGATGCAACCACTAAAAGCTGGTGGCAGCAGGCTACTGGTGTTGCCGTTGCAGGACCGCTTAAGGGCAAAGCGTTACAGGAGCTTCCATCTCAACAATTAACATTAGCGGCGTGGTTAAGTTTGCATCCCAATTCAACGGTGATGCAACCTGATACACTTTATCAAAAAGATTACGATGATCTTGCCGATTATGATAAGGGCACTATTAAAAGCAGTTTGGAAAAAAGAGATTCTTCATCATGGAAATTTAAATCGTGGGTTATTGGTGTTGCTTATAACAATAACGCAAAAGCATACGACTGGAATAAACTGGTAGAAACTTCAATGATACAGGATTCAATGCCCGGCCTGCCAATTATTATAACGCTGGAAAAAGACACTGCTTCATTTCATGTGTTTAGCAGAAGTATAAATGGTACCGTTTTGCAGTTTGAAAAAAATAATGATGGCATTTCTTTGAGAGACATCAATACACAATCAATCTGGAATATGCAGGGCGCCTGTATTGATGGAATGCTCAAAGGACAAGCGTTGCAGCCTGTGCAGTCTTCCCAGGAGTTCTGGCATTCGTGGAGTACATTTCATCCTGCAACTGAGAAGTATGAAAAATAA